One genomic region from Panthera tigris isolate Pti1 chromosome D1, P.tigris_Pti1_mat1.1, whole genome shotgun sequence encodes:
- the LOC122231141 gene encoding dnaJ homolog subfamily A member 1-like has product MQIRIHQIGPGMVQQIQSVCMECQGHGEWISPKDRCTSCNGRKIVREKKILEVHIDKGMKDGQKITFHGEGDQEPGLEPGDIIIVLDQKDHAVFTRRGEDLFMCMDIQLVEALCGFQKPISTLDNRTIVFTSRPGQIVKHADIKCVLNEGMPIYRRPYEKGRLIIEFKVNFPENGFLSPDKLSLLEKLLPERKEVEETDEMDQVELVDFDPNQERRRHYNGEAYEDDEHRPRGGVQCQTS; this is encoded by the coding sequence ATGCAAATAAGAATTCATCAGATAGGACCTGGAATGGTTCAGCAAATTCAGTCTGTGTGCATGGAGTGCCAGGGCCATGGGGAATGGATCAGTCCTAAAGATAGATGTACAAGCTGCAATGGAAGGAAGATAGTTCGAGAAAAGAAGATTCTAGAAGTTCATATTGACAAAGGCATGAAAGATGGCCAGAAGATAACATTCCATGGTGAAGGAGACCAAGAACCTGGACTGGAACCAGGAGATATTATCATTGTTTTAGATCAGAAGGACCATGCTGTTTTTACTAGACGAGgagaggatcttttcatgtgtatggaCATACAGCTGGTTGAAGCACTGTGCGGCTTTCAAAAGCCAATATCTACTCTAGACAACAGAACCATTGTCTTTACCTCTCGTCCAGGTCAGATTGTCAAGCATGCAGATATCAAGTGTGTGCTGAATGAAGGCATGCCAATTTATCGTAGACCATACGAAAAGGGTCGCCTAATCATCGAATTTAAGGTAAACTTCCCTGAGAATGGCTTTCTCTCTCCTGATAAACTGTCTTTGCTGGAAAAGCTCCTACCTGAGAGGAAGGAAGTAGAAGAGACTGATGAAATGGACCAGGTAGAATTGGTGGACTTTGATCCAAATCAGGAAAGAAGGCGCCATTACAATGGAGAAGCGTATGAGGATGATGAACATCGCCCTAGGGGAGGTGTTCAGTGTCAGACCTCTTAA